A stretch of DNA from Bradyrhizobium algeriense:
CGCTCATAGGCGATCGGCGTGCCGCAATGCGAGCAGAAGCTGCGCACAGTCTTGGTGGCCTCGTCTTCATAACGTGCAAGGCTGGTCTTGCCTTTGGTGATGCGGAAGCGTTTGCGCCAACTTCCGACATAGGTCGCATACGCCGCGCCATGCGCGCGGCGGCTCGCCGGCGAATGATCGTGCCAGGCCCAGCGCGCCGGCACGTCGATCTCGAAGGTGACCTTGCCGCACAGGCATTGGCCGGCGGCGGGCTTGCCGAGGGATACGGCTTTGGTTTTCTTCTTCTCTAATTCCTCTTCCGGAAACATGTTTGGCCCTATCCTCACGTTTCGTCATTGCGAGGAGC
This window harbors:
- a CDS encoding GFA family protein, with product MFPEEELEKKKTKAVSLGKPAAGQCLCGKVTFEIDVPARWAWHDHSPASRRAHGAAYATYVGSWRKRFRITKGKTSLARYEDEATKTVRSFCSHCGTPIAYERPRSPHMVNIPRALFSGRTGRQPLYHIAIEELQEWAYTGEPLVPLKGYPGVVWQRSKKKKRTNSEGMF